A genomic window from Oceanobacillus timonensis includes:
- a CDS encoding sensor histidine kinase: MRTKKQKRSRSFKKELIYSFVTISLISIILLGVFQIYQLSSLVDENQENQTQTTKFLKNYVTSYIDDYQKAIETRVPEIKENMQNDQYEQIQDKLRSIRQTYPGFVNLYVGDSDGQSVVFSPEVTEEGNVVENQDFSDRAYYQKLTEQKETVISSVFMGRGGTDQLLVTIATPLLNEQGDISGYILGALDLSALDQYITNHNLGTEGYAVVLDQDNNVVVHPNMGGRSQVVNLSDSPIVQHMNEQNKAAGGAYFTLDEGSGKEYITYETMEDLDGWRVWVARPASAISNTYVSAIITIILFILLTAVVMTGFSFILTERLEKSIRNLLEYIKEYTRGYKDRHFATRQIEGPSEMEELSRHFNHMIHEIENNRLELIQLNADLESRVQDRTTDLENKNLELKSVNKLITSVSTDKDIASFIQFCLTQIKSAIPYPVRILFQGYSITADDITIQPNRNQYVQEWKSQKDVYIEKINIVPGQVGYFIVEWDHKKTMNEGNKEFLQTFANSLSIMLQNKLLFERYRNKHAEFDAILESMSEGLMLLNNDRQVHYVNDFFQKEINWPNHSRQELWHMQDVYHCFMTTFNVKKQQLNHFFDNDEDYLKLEKELPAGKKKYYMLHKFLVMSEETKIGEGFLLRDITKEEEIDTLKTNLISLASHEFKTPITNIKGSVETLLRPEVEWDAAFQTELLEGVHEDIERIQHLVNDWMDISKIESGTMYVEPNHIRADDVIEASIDQIPESLREDAVITFSNQNEKSQYIYADKHRIQQVLINLLTNALRYNDEAKKVIRVTLQSEGEETVISVEDNGIGISNNHIEKIFNRFYQVDVTATRRTGGTGLGLSICQGIMEAHHGRMEVSSIPGEGSIFKLYFSERDGDSFETENLYSG; the protein is encoded by the coding sequence TTGAGAACAAAAAAGCAAAAACGCTCACGCTCTTTTAAAAAAGAATTAATTTATTCTTTTGTGACCATCTCATTAATATCAATCATATTATTAGGTGTTTTTCAAATTTATCAGCTTTCATCGCTTGTTGATGAAAATCAGGAAAATCAAACGCAAACAACCAAGTTTCTGAAAAACTATGTTACTTCTTATATTGATGATTATCAAAAAGCAATTGAAACCAGGGTACCTGAGATAAAAGAAAATATGCAAAACGATCAATATGAACAAATTCAGGACAAATTGCGTTCGATTCGTCAAACCTATCCGGGCTTTGTTAATTTATATGTTGGGGACAGCGACGGGCAATCTGTTGTTTTTTCTCCTGAAGTTACCGAGGAAGGGAACGTTGTTGAAAATCAGGATTTTAGTGATCGTGCCTATTATCAAAAACTGACTGAGCAGAAAGAAACCGTTATTTCCAGTGTGTTTATGGGAAGGGGAGGTACGGATCAGCTGCTGGTAACGATTGCAACGCCACTTTTAAATGAGCAAGGAGATATATCAGGCTATATTCTCGGCGCATTAGATTTAAGCGCCCTGGATCAGTATATTACCAATCACAATTTGGGAACAGAAGGCTATGCAGTTGTACTTGATCAGGATAATAATGTTGTCGTTCATCCAAATATGGGCGGGCGTTCACAAGTAGTTAATTTGAGTGACAGTCCGATAGTACAGCATATGAATGAACAAAATAAGGCGGCGGGAGGAGCGTATTTCACGCTTGATGAAGGAAGCGGTAAAGAATATATTACATATGAAACGATGGAAGATTTAGACGGCTGGAGAGTCTGGGTTGCAAGACCTGCTTCGGCTATTTCCAACACCTATGTGAGTGCGATTATCACCATTATTCTCTTTATTCTCCTTACAGCAGTGGTCATGACAGGATTTAGTTTTATTTTAACGGAACGTTTAGAAAAGTCAATTCGAAACTTACTTGAATATATCAAGGAATATACACGCGGCTATAAAGACAGACACTTTGCTACCAGACAAATTGAGGGGCCGAGTGAAATGGAAGAGCTGTCCCGTCATTTTAATCATATGATTCATGAAATTGAAAATAACCGGTTAGAACTGATTCAACTCAATGCGGATCTGGAATCACGTGTGCAGGACCGTACAACAGATTTAGAAAATAAAAATTTAGAATTAAAGTCCGTGAATAAATTAATCACATCTGTTTCCACCGATAAAGATATAGCGAGCTTTATCCAATTCTGTTTAACACAGATTAAATCAGCTATTCCTTATCCAGTTCGTATCTTGTTTCAAGGGTACTCTATTACGGCAGATGATATTACAATCCAGCCAAATAGGAATCAGTATGTACAGGAATGGAAAAGCCAAAAGGATGTCTATATCGAAAAAATAAACATTGTGCCTGGCCAGGTTGGATATTTTATCGTCGAGTGGGACCATAAGAAAACAATGAATGAAGGAAATAAGGAATTTTTACAGACCTTTGCCAATTCGCTGTCCATCATGCTGCAAAACAAACTTTTATTCGAACGGTATCGAAATAAGCATGCTGAATTCGATGCAATACTGGAAAGTATGTCGGAAGGATTAATGCTTTTGAATAATGATCGGCAGGTGCATTATGTGAATGACTTTTTCCAAAAAGAAATAAATTGGCCGAATCATTCACGCCAAGAATTATGGCATATGCAGGATGTTTACCATTGTTTTATGACAACATTTAACGTAAAGAAACAACAGTTAAATCATTTTTTTGATAATGATGAAGATTATTTAAAACTGGAAAAAGAGTTGCCGGCAGGTAAGAAGAAGTATTACATGCTGCATAAATTTCTGGTAATGTCGGAAGAAACGAAGATAGGCGAAGGGTTTTTACTTCGTGATATTACCAAGGAAGAAGAAATTGATACGTTAAAAACTAACCTGATTTCTCTGGCTTCGCATGAATTTAAAACGCCGATTACGAATATTAAAGGCAGTGTGGAAACGTTGTTGCGGCCGGAAGTGGAATGGGATGCTGCATTTCAGACGGAGCTGCTTGAAGGGGTCCATGAGGATATTGAACGCATTCAGCATCTGGTGAACGACTGGATGGATATTTCCAAAATTGAATCGGGTACGATGTACGTAGAACCGAATCATATACGGGCTGACGATGTCATTGAAGCATCCATTGACCAGATTCCTGAATCTTTACGGGAAGATGCTGTGATAACATTTAGCAATCAAAATGAGAAAAGCCAGTATATATACGCCGATAAACACCGGATACAGCAGGTTTTGATTAATTTGCTCACCAATGCATTACGCTATAATGATGAAGCGAAGAAAGTGATTCGAGTTACGTTACAATCAGAAGGGGAAGAGACAGTCATTTCGGTTGAAGATAATGGGATTGGTATTTCCAATAATCATATTGAAAAAATATTCAACCGGTTTTATCAGGTGGATGTCACAGCCACTCGACGAACGGGCGGTACCGGACTTGGACTTTCTATTTGTCAGGGTATCATGGAAGCGCATCATGGCAGAATGGAAGTGTCCAGTATTCCGGGCGAGGGAAGTATATTTAAGCTTTATTTTTCTGAAAGAGATGGTGATTCGTTTGAAACAGAAAATCTATATAGTGGATGA
- a CDS encoding response regulator transcription factor — MKQKIYIVDDERKILRFIAANLKSVHYEVITADSGDALLENFDLVSPDLVLLDIMMPGHDGFYVLEELRKFSNVPVIMLTARSNPKDKVQGLNLGADDYLTKPFSLDELFARVNAVLRRSQPEHANQQSDCSQVIHTGEFAIDIGSKRCWINHHELKLTHTEFSLMEMLALHLDKVVQHETLLAEVWGPQYRDDVEYLRVAIARIRRKIKSQVNEDKEYIVTYPGLGYMLQSVSL, encoded by the coding sequence TTGAAACAGAAAATCTATATAGTGGATGATGAAAGAAAAATATTGCGTTTCATAGCTGCCAATTTGAAATCCGTTCATTATGAAGTGATTACAGCTGATTCTGGAGATGCATTGCTGGAAAACTTTGATCTTGTATCACCTGATTTGGTATTGTTGGACATTATGATGCCAGGTCATGACGGCTTTTATGTATTGGAAGAACTTCGCAAGTTTTCAAATGTCCCGGTTATCATGCTGACAGCACGGAGTAATCCGAAAGATAAGGTACAAGGATTAAATTTGGGAGCGGACGATTATTTGACGAAACCATTTTCTCTTGATGAGTTGTTTGCCAGAGTGAATGCTGTTTTGCGACGGAGTCAGCCGGAACATGCTAACCAGCAGTCGGATTGCAGTCAGGTGATTCATACTGGGGAGTTTGCTATTGATATTGGAAGCAAACGATGCTGGATAAATCATCACGAATTAAAATTAACACATACCGAATTTTCGTTAATGGAAATGTTAGCATTGCATTTGGATAAAGTGGTTCAGCATGAAACACTGCTCGCAGAGGTTTGGGGGCCGCAATACAGGGATGATGTGGAATATTTGCGAGTGGCAATTGCCCGTATCAGACGTAAAATCAAAAGTCAGGTAAATGAAGATAAGGAATACATTGTCACGTATCCTGGTCTTGGTTATATGCTGCAAAGCGTTTCATTATAA
- a CDS encoding DUF6612 family protein encodes MTKNVIIGAGFIILLCLAGCSEPEAAEVLEETEQVEQELTSLDVEFEENREEETSTGNGVFDYENDVDYYNMGDAALYRDDNDFWIEYADGTVIEDLAATTAEQEEMEKIYHNQLEMIKKPFAFITEIDPEIHNKFDMEIRDNDYLLTYNGDEADIEELGRGIAEQTGSVPDGAETNDMDPSDIDIDAFTLEMIIEKETHYLQQIEQKVAYTFNDLSDVQEYKYTYSNHNDAEQIEIPDATIAADDTDPVETTEQDELSAEEKETLEAEASDYLDALIQATVFQDAEASMDLLPDSYSEEEKKTEAETQRDMFKDIYIQNTEQNMQGANVTEEEVTDLADAVMYALSTTDYEIMDAHAESVDNIVVTISVEGIDDTSIYQETDQELLELYENGEIADEEIDSKNMEILIEKYNDIDELLSPVELDVHVMQNPDDTYVVIAQDQYLAGFFQ; translated from the coding sequence ATGACGAAAAACGTTATTATTGGAGCAGGATTCATTATTTTATTATGCTTAGCTGGGTGCTCCGAGCCGGAAGCTGCAGAAGTTTTGGAAGAAACAGAACAGGTGGAGCAGGAACTTACCTCATTGGATGTAGAGTTTGAGGAAAATAGAGAAGAAGAAACTTCAACAGGGAATGGCGTGTTTGACTATGAGAATGATGTAGACTATTACAACATGGGGGATGCAGCTCTGTACAGAGACGATAATGACTTTTGGATTGAATATGCTGACGGAACGGTAATAGAAGATCTGGCAGCAACAACTGCTGAACAGGAGGAAATGGAAAAAATATATCACAATCAACTGGAAATGATAAAAAAACCTTTCGCCTTTATCACCGAAATTGACCCGGAAATCCATAACAAATTTGATATGGAGATAAGAGACAATGATTACCTTCTTACATATAATGGAGATGAAGCAGACATAGAAGAATTAGGTAGAGGCATCGCTGAACAGACAGGAAGCGTGCCGGATGGAGCGGAAACAAACGATATGGATCCATCTGATATAGACATTGATGCATTCACACTAGAGATGATCATTGAAAAAGAAACACACTATTTGCAACAAATAGAACAAAAAGTCGCTTATACTTTCAATGATTTATCTGATGTGCAGGAGTATAAGTATACGTACTCCAACCATAATGATGCTGAGCAAATTGAAATCCCAGATGCCACAATAGCAGCAGATGATACAGATCCTGTAGAAACAACGGAACAAGATGAATTAAGTGCGGAAGAAAAGGAGACGTTGGAAGCAGAAGCATCCGATTATCTGGATGCACTTATCCAGGCAACTGTTTTCCAAGATGCGGAAGCGTCTATGGATCTTTTGCCCGATAGTTATTCGGAAGAGGAGAAAAAAACAGAAGCAGAAACACAACGGGATATGTTTAAGGATATATACATCCAGAATACAGAACAAAATATGCAAGGTGCCAATGTGACAGAGGAAGAAGTTACCGATTTAGCAGATGCCGTGATGTATGCATTGTCTACTACAGACTATGAAATCATGGATGCGCATGCAGAATCGGTCGATAATATCGTTGTTACGATTTCTGTGGAAGGAATCGATGATACCTCTATATATCAAGAAACGGATCAGGAATTGCTGGAACTTTATGAAAACGGGGAAATTGCTGATGAAGAAATTGATTCTAAAAACATGGAGATATTAATTGAAAAGTATAATGATATTGATGAACTCCTTTCCCCGGTAGAGCTTGATGTACATGTCATGCAAAATCCGGATGACACCTATGTTGTTATCGCACAGGATCAATATTTAGCAGGTTTTTTCCAATAA